The genomic region CAAAAAAACTCAAAAAAGGGGATGTCGTCGCCCTCTGCGGCGATTTGGGCTCCGGAAAAACAACCTTTGTCCGCGGCCTTTTTGCGGGCTTAAACGGCGACCC from Deltaproteobacteria bacterium harbors:
- a CDS encoding tRNA (adenosine(37)-N6)-threonylcarbamoyltransferase complex ATPase subunit type 1 TsaE; translated protein: MKPFLSKSPTETEKFAADFSKKLKKGDVVALCGDLGSGKTTFVRGLFAGLNGDP